TAAGAATAATCTGATACCACAGCTGTCAGGATACAATACTGTAAAAACAGAAATTCGTTTCGGTGACAGCCGGTTTGATATTTTTGCAGAAAACGACAGGGAAAAATGTTTTATAGAAGTGAAGAATGTCACTATGAAGGATGATATCTATGCCAGTTTTCCTGATGCGGTTACAGGGCGCGGGTTAAAACATCTCCAGACGCTCATAAAGGCAAAGATAGCTGGATTCAGAGCTGTAATGCTTTACATCGTTCAGAGGGGTGATGTTGATTTGTTCACACCTGCATTCGAAATCGATCCTCTCTATGCAGAAAAGCTTAAAGAAGCATGCGACGCCGGAGTCGAGATAATACCTTTACAGGTAAAGGTCACCCCCATCGGCATAGAGCCTGTAAAACTGCTCAGCTACGTTCTTACAAATGATAGGAGTGGGTCAGTTAAATTCTCATGAGTTTTGCGGTTTCAGAAAAACACCTGTCCCCTTTACTTGCTCTAAGCAGAACTGTCCTGAGGTTTTTTATGCTCTGGAGCGTCAGGTCTTCTTTTTGCTTGAATTTCTGTAAAGAAGTCTAAAACGGGGATTTTTCCTTAAGACAGATTCACACCTTTTCGAGAAATGATTGATACAAATTGTCCCATACAACCCACCACTAATCTCTCTTGTAATCGCTCATTTTCAGAATGTAATTGAAGGGCTGAAATAAGGCTTGGTAGTTATTACTCCGGCAATTATATATGCATAAGAGAGTGTTTGAGTTTCATACTTTTTTTAAGAGTCCAGCGCTAAGAAGCGCTGTTTCAAAAACAATTGGGGCCTTCAGCCCCAAACCCCGACCTACTTTCTTTCCAAGGCCAAAGAAAGTAGGCAAAGAACGCCTTGGGATCCCCACACTGGCTCCAATATTCGCGCTTTCGCCGGGGAAGGGCCAAAACTCGAGGACTCGAACAATTGGCTTCTGGAAAGGGCCGGCGAAAGCGCTCATTCGCCAGTGATTGGGGCGGATTTGTACCCGATAGTTTTTTTAGGAGCTTACTGCCGTTCGCCCTGTGAAATAGATGGAAAAAATTTTTATGCAAGTTTAATTGCCGGAGTAATAGAATGCCACCATCAGCAAATTGATTCATGGAATACACATTGGGAACCATGGCCCGTTCATATGTATCTATGAAAAGCTCCATAAATCATCGGTAAATTTTATTGAAGTCGATTTCGTTTAGAAGTGTAAAGTTACCAAGAATCAAGAGTCTCTCAATATGATGACAATTCGAAGTGTTGAGCACATTTTTGGATCATGTTATCGACCGGAAAAACACCGGTTTTGCCCTGATACCAAAATTGCGGCAATTTCTGGGAATGAATAGGAAAATTGGATGCCTTAATCTGTTCTCACTTCAACAGGTAAGCAGTGCGCGCATAAATTCCCGCCACCAATAATCTGTCTTATAAATCCCTCTACAGATGCAGGTGGAACTTCTGCTGCCTTCGCAAGCACAGCATCAAATATTACCCGGGTGCAAGGAGTCCTATATTCAAAGATGAAAAAAGCATGCTGTGAAACAGGACATTTTCATTCTGGGAGATGACATCCTCATATGTTAACCAGACTTGAGAGTATATATACTCAGGATGTTACAACTGTATAGAAACCAGGCCTTTTTACAATAAAGTAACGTTTACCCTGAGAGCTTATTACCGTTTCCGATCGGTTGCACTCCTTCAAGCAATCTTTGTCACATCTCTTTTTTTTACAACCTGATATGTTTTTGATAAGGCATTGACGAGTTGTTATGACTGTTTTGGGTAAGTTGATAGATTGCCACAGGTCAACCTGGGGTGGTATCTGAACAGACCCTCTCTCTTTTTTAGTAAACTCACAAGAGAGAAACAGGCCGCAAAAACCGTCTATCTGTGTCAGAGCTTCTACTGCATAAGAGTTTACAATGTTAAATCCGGGGCCGGCAATCCAGTTTATGCCAAACGCGGAAGCAGAATCTGCAATGCCGGTATTATCTGTCATAATTGTTCTTCCATCCAGTCTTTTCAGAAGTTCTAAGGCATTTGAGAAATCCTTCCCTATGAGAATTGAACTGAAGAACGGTGTGATTTGTTTGTTTCTGTTTATCAGGTCTGCAGTTTTGCTGATTTCCTGTATGCAATTTGGAAGAATTAAAACATGTGCATCACAGCTTGTCTCTGAACTGATTGAATCTATGTTTTCTGCAAAATATGCTTTTTTAATCTTTCTTTTATGTGAAGCGGAGCGGGAAACGGTGGGGATATTGAAATGGGAGGGATCTATAAAATTGTGGCTGAGTTTTTCAACAGCTTCACATCTCAAGCGATTGAGTTCTTTTTGCGGAATAAAACAGTTGGGAGAAAGGTTCGAAAACTCAATGTTGTCCAGCACAAAAGGGGTCGTGCCCAGTCTTGAAAACTGAGAAAAAAGAACCTCACGGTTTAGAGGCCTGTTAGATGCCTCGGTAATGGGCATATGGGAAAACAAAGTCAAGCTTTCCTTCGGAGATGTAAATACGACCTTGAGCTTTGAACCCAATGTGCCGGATACACTTATCTTTAATGGTTCCTTTACCCATTTTACTCTGTCTATTATTGACCTGATCTTATCGGCAGTTTCGGAAAACTCCTGAGTAAATACCTGGTATCCCTTGCTGATTTTGCCCATGAGTTTATGCTCAATATTAAACTGATATTCAACGGGAGAGATTTTTTTGGTAAGAAAACCTTTACAAATGAATGTAAAATCCGGTGTGTATATGAGAATTTCAGTATTGGCGCATAGCTCTGATTTTGATTGGAATGTGAGGGTTTTTTTATCTGCCCAGTACCGCTGTACGTTTCCAACAAACTTAAGGGACTGATCCCGTGAAGAATCGATGAACATGTCCTTTTCTATGCGGCCCTTAAGATACCCGGCAGTGAATTTTCTGTTAAATACTGTTTCAAGCCTTTTATCTTCACGACGGATTTTCTTGTCTGCCTCCAATGCATCGATCTGTTCTCTCCATGCGGATGTTACATTGTATACATAGGAGAACTTTTTAATTCTTCCTTCTATTTTGAAAGAGTCTGCACCAGTATTATAGAGAACGTCGGCTTCGGGAAAGAGAAAATTATCCTTGAGGTTAAATACCGCCCTGACATTTTTGTTTCTGTTTGATAATGAGTACTGACGTCTGCATGGTTGCACACACTCCCCTCTGTTTCCCGATTTCCCACACAGATCGCTGCTCATGTAACACTGACCGGAAAAAGAGATGCAGAATGCGCCATGCACGAAAACCTCTATCTTTATGTTTTTTTGATGCGCACTGAGGCATAACAGACTTATCTCTTCGGAGGAGAGTTCTCTGGAAAGGTTTACCTGAGATACACCGAAACGGTTTAGAAAAGAGATCTGGCCTTCGTTATGGGTAGTGAGCTGAGTTGAAGCGTGCACTTCAAACTCAGGCAAGTAGGTTTTCAGGATATGCAAAAGACCAAGATCCTGAACGATAATTACACGAATTCCAAGCTGATACACTTTTTCCAGAAGAGTGAGAACCTGAGCTATTTCATGATCAAAAACAAGTGTGTTCAGGGTGAGATAGAGCCGGCAATCTCTTTGTTTGGCTATTTGTGCGAGTTGTTCTATTTCCTGCAAAGAGAGATTGGTCGCTCTTTTTCTGGCATTGAATGAACCCGTTCCGCAGTACACTGCATCAGCACCGGCACAAATCGCCGCTTTTACACTATCTGCATCCCCGCCGGGTGCGAGAAGCTCTACTTTTCTGTTAACTTGTTTTCCCATATCTGCTGCAATCATTGAAGAAAAGAAATATTCGCATAGAAATATCGTATATTTAACTGCAAAAGATGAAAAAATTACAATCTTACCTTCAATAACTGGCTGTTAAGGTGTTCATACCAACCTCAAAAAAAGAGATCGAAAAACTGGGCTGGAAACAGCTCGATATCATTCTCGTAACCGGTGACTGCTATATCGATTCGCCCCTGGTGGGGGTAGCAGTAATAGGGCACTGTTTATTGCACGCCGGGTTCAGAGTGGGGATAATTGGTCAACCTGATTTGGATTCTCAAAAGGATATAGGCAGACTCGGGGAGCCTGCACTTTTCTGGGGCGTTACCGGTGGTTGCATTGATTCACTGGTTGCAAACAGAACCGCATCCGGCAAACCGCGAAGAACCGATGACTACACCCCCGGAGGAGTTAACAACAAACGGCCTGATCGTGCGGTTATCGCCTACTCTAATCTTATCAGACGCCACTTCAAAAAGAGTGCTCCAATAGTGCTTGGTGGACTTGAAGCGAGTCTTCGAAGAGTTGCTCACTATGACTATTGGTCCCAAAGTATACGTAAATCTGTTCTGTTTGACAGTAAAGCGGACTACCTTCTCTATTCGATGGCAGAAAAATCGGTTGTCGAGCTTGCCAACTGTTTGAAAGATGGACGGGATTGTCGCACTGTCAGGGGACTCTGTTATATTGCCAGATCTGCTCCGGATGAGGGGATTGCGCTGCCGAGCTATGAATCTGTAAAATCCAACAATACCGCACTTATCGAAATGTTCAATATTTTTTACAGAAACAACGACCCTGCTACCGCACAGCCCATCTTTCAGAAGCAGGATACACGGTTTTTGGTACAAAATCCGCCTCAGCCATATCTGACACAGAAGGAACTCGACAAAGTTCACTCCTTTGATTACATGAGAGATGCCCATCCTGTTCATTTAAAGAGCGGACCGGTAAGGGCTCTGGACACCATTCGTTTCTCCGTTCTGACCCATAGGGGCTGTTATGGAGAGTGCAGTTTTTGCTCTATTGCGGTTCATCAGGGACGTGCGGTCAGATGTCGCAGTAAGGACTCTGTTATAAACGAAGTGAAAGCTATAACAGCTCATCCGCTCTTTAAAGGAAATGTCATGGATGTGGGCGGGCCGACCGCAAATATGTATGGCTTTGAGTGTGAAAAAAAGTTGAAAAAAGGTGCCTGTAACGATAAGGCATGTCTGTTTCCTGAGGTTTGTTCAGGTATGAAAATTGACCACTCAAAA
The sequence above is a segment of the Chitinispirillum alkaliphilum genome. Coding sequences within it:
- a CDS encoding radical SAM domain-containing protein: MFIPTSKKEIEKLGWKQLDIILVTGDCYIDSPLVGVAVIGHCLLHAGFRVGIIGQPDLDSQKDIGRLGEPALFWGVTGGCIDSLVANRTASGKPRRTDDYTPGGVNNKRPDRAVIAYSNLIRRHFKKSAPIVLGGLEASLRRVAHYDYWSQSIRKSVLFDSKADYLLYSMAEKSVVELANCLKDGRDCRTVRGLCYIARSAPDEGIALPSYESVKSNNTALIEMFNIFYRNNDPATAQPIFQKQDTRFLVQNPPQPYLTQKELDKVHSFDYMRDAHPVHLKSGPVRALDTIRFSVLTHRGCYGECSFCSIAVHQGRAVRCRSKDSVINEVKAITAHPLFKGNVMDVGGPTANMYGFECEKKLKKGACNDKACLFPEVCSGMKIDHSKQISLLSDIKRVPGVKRVFVTSGIRYDMILADRKNGTRYLKALIRDHISGQLNIAPEHSSPYVLEKMGKPAFATLVKFKRLFQEYTKLTGKKQFLSYYFIAAHPGCGIEDMKQLKYACTKDLQYTPEQVQLFTPTPSTRSTIMYCTGKDPFTGENLFVDKSVSGRQRQMSLLLSAPGFLKKTCGNDKRRGDVKRSKHHTKRAVGIKNGKPRK
- a CDS encoding Peptidase, U32 family, producing MIAADMGKQVNRKVELLAPGGDADSVKAAICAGADAVYCGTGSFNARKRATNLSLQEIEQLAQIAKQRDCRLYLTLNTLVFDHEIAQVLTLLEKVYQLGIRVIIVQDLGLLHILKTYLPEFEVHASTQLTTHNEGQISFLNRFGVSQVNLSRELSSEEISLLCLSAHQKNIKIEVFVHGAFCISFSGQCYMSSDLCGKSGNRGECVQPCRRQYSLSNRNKNVRAVFNLKDNFLFPEADVLYNTGADSFKIEGRIKKFSYVYNVTSAWREQIDALEADKKIRREDKRLETVFNRKFTAGYLKGRIEKDMFIDSSRDQSLKFVGNVQRYWADKKTLTFQSKSELCANTEILIYTPDFTFICKGFLTKKISPVEYQFNIEHKLMGKISKGYQVFTQEFSETADKIRSIIDRVKWVKEPLKISVSGTLGSKLKVVFTSPKESLTLFSHMPITEASNRPLNREVLFSQFSRLGTTPFVLDNIEFSNLSPNCFIPQKELNRLRCEAVEKLSHNFIDPSHFNIPTVSRSASHKRKIKKAYFAENIDSISSETSCDAHVLILPNCIQEISKTADLINRNKQITPFFSSILIGKDFSNALELLKRLDGRTIMTDNTGIADSASAFGINWIAGPGFNIVNSYAVEALTQIDGFCGLFLSCEFTKKERGSVQIPPQVDLWQSINLPKTVITTRQCLIKNISGCKKKRCDKDCLKECNRSETVISSQGKRYFIVKRPGFYTVVTS
- a CDS encoding transcriptional regulator, stimulates sugar fermentation, whose translation is MKDDIYASFPDAVTGRGLKHLQTLIKAKIAGFRAVMLYIVQRGDVDLFTPAFEIDPLYAEKLKEACDAGVEIIPLQVKVTPIGIEPVKLLSYVLTNDRSGSVKFS